A stretch of DNA from Methylobacterium sp. CB376:
GATCCGCGCCTGCGCGGCCTCGGGGCGTGGCTCGCGAAGGCGCGCGGGTCCCTGCCGCCCCGCGTGCCCCTCGATCCCGACGCTCTGGCGACCATCATCTACACGTCCGGGACGACGGGATTGCCGAAGGGAGTGATGCTCTCCCACCGCAACCTCCTGTCGGTGGCGCAGGCGGTGCTCGACCGCAACCCGGGGTCGGACCGGGACGTCTTCCTCTCCTACCTCCCGCTCGCGCACGTCTTCGAACGGGTGGTCGGCTGCTACCTGCCGCTGATCCTCGGGGCGCGCGTCGTGTTCGCACGCTCGGTCGAGCACCTGCCGGACGACCTCCGCGTCGCGCGCCCGACCATCCTGCTCGTGGTGCCGAGCCTCCTCGACCGCCTGCGCCGGACCGTCACCGAGAGGGCCGCGAGGACGGCGCCGACGCGCTGGCTCCTGCGCGCCGCGCTCGCACGCGGCTGGGACCTTTTCGCCGCCCGCCGCGACGGCTGCCGGCTCGGCCTCGCCCGCACCGCCGCGGGCGCCCTGCTGCGCGCCGTCGCGGCGGCGCCGATCCGCCGCTCGCTCGGCGGCCGCCTACGGCTCGCGGTCTCGGGCGGGGCCCCGCTTCCGGACGAGACGGCGCGCTTCTGCCTCGGCCTCGGCCTGCCCCTCGTCGAAGGCTATGGCCTGACCGAGGCGGCCTCGGCGGTCACCGGATTTCAGGTCGGCCGGACGGTGCCGGGCTCCGTCGGTCCGCCCCTGCCCGGGATGGAGGTGCGCATCGCCGACACGGGCGAGATCCTCGTGCGCTCGCCGGGCGTGATGATCGGGTACTGGCGCCGCCCGGATCTGACGGCGCAAGTCCTGCACGGCGGCTGGCTGTACACCGGCGACCTCGGCGTCCTGCGAGGCGGGTGCCTCTACGTCGCCGGCCGAAAGAAGGAGATGATCGTCCTGTCGACCGGCGAGAAGGTCTCGCCCGAGGCCGTCGAGGCCGCGATCACGCGCGATCCCCTGTTCCGGCAGGCCATGGCGGTGGGAGAAGGCCAGTCGCGCCTCACGGTTCTGGCCGTCGTTGATGAAGCCGCGTGGGCGCCGCTCGCGCGCCGTCTCGGTCTCGATCCGGAGGCCGAGGACGCGCTCGACCGCCCGGCCGCGCGGCAGGCCGCGCTGGCGCGGATCGCCGCGGCGCTGGAGGGCTGTCCCCGCGCCGCCCGCGTGAAGGACGTCCGCCTCCAGCGCACGCCCTGGACCGTCGAGGCCGGCCTCGTCACGCCGACCCGAAAGCTGCGCCGGGCCGCCCTGCTTGGCCGCTTCGCGAACGAGATCGCGGCCATGCGGGGCGGCCCCGCG
This window harbors:
- a CDS encoding AMP-dependent synthetase/ligase, with translation MPPVLATSDPSPRPPGAEAGTIPALLQAHAARRPAATAYVAYDPDAGRFASVSWAELAARVAARAAALSREGLTAGDRVALWLPNGVEWVAFDQAALSLGLVVVTLFSDDARATTAALLTDSGARVVVARRAEEWHGLRSCAGALGTVRRVIVIEEAGASGTADPRLRGLGAWLAKARGSLPPRVPLDPDALATIIYTSGTTGLPKGVMLSHRNLLSVAQAVLDRNPGSDRDVFLSYLPLAHVFERVVGCYLPLILGARVVFARSVEHLPDDLRVARPTILLVVPSLLDRLRRTVTERAARTAPTRWLLRAALARGWDLFAARRDGCRLGLARTAAGALLRAVAAAPIRRSLGGRLRLAVSGGAPLPDETARFCLGLGLPLVEGYGLTEAASAVTGFQVGRTVPGSVGPPLPGMEVRIADTGEILVRSPGVMIGYWRRPDLTAQVLHGGWLYTGDLGVLRGGCLYVAGRKKEMIVLSTGEKVSPEAVEAAITRDPLFRQAMAVGEGQSRLTVLAVVDEAAWAPLARRLGLDPEAEDALDRPAARQAALARIAAALEGCPRAARVKDVRLQRTPWTVEAGLVTPTRKLRRAALLGRFANEIAAMRGGPAAPAG